Proteins encoded within one genomic window of Carassius gibelio isolate Cgi1373 ecotype wild population from Czech Republic chromosome A4, carGib1.2-hapl.c, whole genome shotgun sequence:
- the LOC127979431 gene encoding B-cell receptor CD22-like, with amino-acid sequence MMETLVTFLLTESLIQGVFCGFNMNLPKKVEAVKGSCVFIPCTFDIDQQYEADLTNSAKRKWFKVGRSTAVFDSSSPNTGLLKGEIFGTATQKNCTTRFDNVDQSHNGSYYFRLEANGILKHSYRGPTYSQVEIVVLGSPPKPTLSIFPDQQMIEGSSVSLRCSTKIFCPSRPPSLTWSSSLIESVTGRQYQSQTELISDLNFTVSHRHHRVTFTCTATHQIQQQNTTQESRLLHVQYAPKNTSVRINPAGLVLEGRSVTLICSSDANPAVNYTWYRDTERPLNPVQTGPNLTINNTNLTHSGRYYCTAENKHGTQTSSVLLDVQYAPKNTSLSLFPSGSVIEGNPVTLICSSDANPPVNYTWYRDTERPLNPVQTGPNLTINNTDPTHSGRYYCTAENKHGTQNSSVLLDVQQTHFCLHPADN; translated from the exons ATGATGGAAACATTGGTGACGTTCCTCCTTACTGAATCTCTGATACAAG GTGTTTTTTGTGGCTTTAATATGAATCTGCCGAAGAAAGTAGAAGCTGTGAAAGGATCCTGTGTTTTCATCCCCTGCACATTTGATATTGATCAACAATATGAAGCTGACCTCACTAACAGTGCAAAGAGAAAATGGTTTAAAGTCGGAAGAAGTACCGCTGTGTTTGACTCCAGCAGCCCCAACACTGGACTGTTAAAAGGAGAAATATTTGGCACTGCTACACAGAAAAACTGCACCACACGCTTTGATAATGTTGATCAGAGTCATAATGGGTCATATTACTTCAGACTTGAAGCCAATGGTATATTGAAACATAGCTACAGAGGACCTACATACTCTCAAGTTGAAATTGTCGTCTTAG GATCTCCACCCAAACCTACACTGAGCATCTTTCCAGATCAGCAGATGATTGAGGGAAGTTCAGTGAGTCTGCGCTGCTCTACTAAGATCTTCTGTCCGTCTCGTCCACCATCTCTCACATGGAGCTCGTCTCTCATCGAGAGCGTCACAGGACGACAGTATCAGAGCCAAACTGAGCTCATCTCTGATCTGAACTTCACTGTTTCTCACCGTCATCACAGAGTCACTTTCACCTGCACTGCAACACACCAGATACAGCAGCAGAACACAACACAAGAGTCTCGTCTGCTACACGTTCAGT ATGCTCCCAAAAACACATCGGTGAGGATAAATCCAGCTGGTTTAGTTCTGGAGGGtcgttcagtgactctgatctgcagcagtgatgcaAACCCAGCAGTGAACTACACCTGGTACAGAGACACTGAGAGACCTCTGAATCCAGTTCAGACCGGACCAAACCTGACCATCAACAACACCAACCTGACACACAGCGGACGATACTACTGTACAGCTGAGAACAAACACGGCACACAGACCTCATCAGTGCTGCTGGACGTCCAGT atgccCCAAAAAACACATCATTGTCATTGTTTCCCTCCGGCTCAGTGATAGAGGGCAatccagtgactctgatctgcagcagtgatgcaAACCCACCAGTGAACTACACCTGGTACAGAGACACTGAGAGACCTCTGAATCCAGTTCAGACCGGACCAAACCTGACCATCAACAACACCGACCCGACACACAGCGGACGATACTACTGTACAGCTGAGAACAAACACGGCACACAGAACTCATCAGTGCTGCTGGACGTCCAGCAGACTCATTTCTGTCTGCATCCTGCTGACAATTAA
- the LOC127979437 gene encoding uncharacterized protein LOC127979437: MGPDPICSDLVNFSSICSTLVGSISFCSALVGLCPIYLAVVVLCSALVGSSSCSTQFLLHPGGLLFHLLGCGGPLLCPGGLQLRLLWPGELQFHLLCPGGLMSHLLGCGGPLHCPDGLQFHLLGCGGRLLRPGRLQLRLFCPGGLQFLLHPVPAPPWISALLSLPQAPATPLPRGLGPPSLPSLCLRSTTLLNRKVFGASGSRSLWGWGEG, translated from the coding sequence ATGGGTCCTGACCCCATCTGCTCGGACCTGGTAAACTTCAGTTccatctgctccaccctggtgggctccattTCCTTCTGCTCTGCCCTTGTGGGCTTATGTCCCATCTacttggctgtggtggtcctctgctctgccctggtgggctccagttcctgCTCCACCCAGttcctgctccaccctggtgggcttctgttccatctgcttggctgtggtggtcctctgctctgccctggtgggctccagctccgtCTGCTTTGGCCTGGTGAGCTCCAGTTccatctgctctgccctggtgggcttatgTCCCATCTacttggctgtggtggtcctctgcatTGCCCTGATGGGCTTCAGTTCCATCTGCTTGgctgtggtggtcgtctgctccgTCCTGGTAGGCTCCAGCTCCGCCTGTtttgccctggtgggctccagttcctgCTCCACCCAGttcctgctccaccctggatttcTGCTCTATTGTCTCTGCCTCAGGCCCCTGCCACTCCACTTCCACGTGGActtggccctccatccctcccctcCTTGTGCCTCCGCTCCACCACCCTCCTGAATCGTAAAGTGTTTGGAgcatctggaagccgctccttgtGGGGATGGGGGGAGGGGTGA